In Herbaspirillum sp. WKF16, one genomic interval encodes:
- a CDS encoding nuclear transport factor 2 family protein, with product MFKKFTLLCGALACTMMIAHAPASAAGKDEQAVEAAVEKLRVVMVDPDLKQLEALTSKDLSYGHSGGKVQNQAEFIDDLKTGASDFVNIKLLDQTVKIVGDNAIVRHTLDADTNDSGKPGHVNIKILQVWKKQHGHWILLARQAVRSAN from the coding sequence ATGTTCAAGAAATTCACGCTGCTGTGCGGCGCCCTGGCCTGCACCATGATGATCGCCCATGCGCCGGCATCGGCCGCCGGCAAGGATGAACAGGCGGTGGAGGCCGCCGTCGAGAAACTGCGCGTGGTGATGGTCGATCCCGACCTCAAGCAACTCGAGGCGCTGACCTCCAAGGACCTGAGCTACGGCCACTCCGGCGGCAAGGTGCAGAACCAGGCCGAGTTCATCGACGACCTCAAGACCGGCGCGTCCGACTTCGTCAACATCAAGCTGCTGGACCAGACCGTGAAGATCGTCGGCGACAACGCCATCGTGCGCCACACGCTGGATGCCGACACCAACGACTCCGGCAAGCCGGGCCACGTCAACATCAAGATCCTGCAAGTCTGGAAAAAGCAGCACGGCCACTGGATCCTGCTGGCGCGCCAGGCGGTGCGCTCGGCGAACTGA
- a CDS encoding methyl-accepting chemotaxis protein yields the protein MNYLGRFNIGTQLRLGFGIVIVLMLILVSFALMRMNAISAAVKHQDVVRATKLEPLYVAREALDQTGLAARNAFIFEDQADAARELAILDEQKALYLDALRQLEPVFGGDAQFAKVKSGLLAMSEELKRPRKYREAGQLAEYGVFLVKECSPLRRQIVQDIDVLLKSVQKENAQASAMAEGLFDSSLRLIMTCAGVILAVSIATAWLIRKSLLGQLGGEPRYAVEIAGRIAHGELSAAIDTQRDDASSLLFEIRLMRDKLASLVQQVRIGTHTIAGASSEIAVGNQNLSERTEHQAETLEKTVAALDDLTQAVRRNADNAHQANQLASSASDIAAKGGDVVSQVVTTMGVIDDSSRKIVDIIGVIDGIAFQTNILALNAAVEAARAGEQGRGFAVVASEVRSLAQRSAAAAKEIKTLIDSSVASVADGNRLVQEAGGTMQEVVSSVQRVTAIVAEISEAGRAQTQGIQAVNDAISLLDENTQQNAALVEEAAAASQSMSQQAAHLTRLVDAFKLSQAQMDGNVVEGLAHEIDVTPEQARLAAR from the coding sequence ATGAATTACCTCGGCAGGTTCAACATCGGGACGCAGCTGCGTCTGGGCTTCGGCATCGTGATCGTGCTGATGCTGATACTGGTTTCCTTCGCGCTCATGCGCATGAACGCCATCTCGGCGGCGGTGAAGCACCAGGACGTCGTGCGCGCCACCAAGCTGGAGCCCCTCTACGTCGCCCGCGAAGCCCTGGACCAGACCGGCCTGGCCGCGCGCAACGCCTTCATCTTCGAAGACCAGGCCGATGCCGCCAGGGAGCTGGCCATCCTCGACGAGCAGAAGGCGCTCTACCTGGACGCCCTCAGGCAGCTCGAACCGGTGTTCGGCGGCGACGCCCAGTTCGCCAAGGTGAAGTCGGGCCTGCTGGCGATGTCCGAGGAGCTCAAGCGCCCGCGCAAGTATCGCGAGGCCGGCCAGCTGGCCGAATACGGCGTCTTCCTGGTCAAGGAATGCAGCCCGCTGCGCCGCCAGATCGTGCAGGACATCGATGTGCTGCTGAAGTCGGTGCAAAAGGAAAATGCGCAAGCCAGCGCCATGGCCGAAGGCCTGTTCGACAGCTCGCTGCGTTTGATCATGACCTGCGCGGGCGTGATCCTCGCCGTCTCGATAGCCACCGCCTGGCTGATCCGCAAGAGCCTGCTCGGGCAGCTGGGCGGCGAACCGCGCTACGCGGTCGAGATCGCCGGCCGCATCGCCCATGGCGAGCTGTCGGCCGCCATCGATACGCAGCGCGACGACGCCTCCAGCCTGCTGTTCGAAATCCGGCTGATGCGCGACAAGCTGGCCTCGCTGGTGCAGCAGGTGCGCATCGGCACGCACACCATCGCCGGCGCCTCGTCCGAGATCGCCGTGGGCAACCAGAACCTGTCGGAACGCACCGAGCACCAGGCCGAGACGCTGGAGAAAACCGTCGCCGCGCTCGACGACCTGACGCAGGCCGTGCGCCGCAACGCCGACAACGCGCACCAGGCCAACCAGCTTGCCAGCTCGGCCTCGGACATCGCCGCCAAGGGCGGCGATGTCGTCAGCCAGGTGGTCACCACCATGGGCGTGATCGACGACTCCTCGCGCAAGATCGTGGACATCATCGGCGTGATCGACGGCATCGCCTTCCAGACCAACATCCTGGCCTTGAACGCCGCGGTGGAGGCGGCGCGCGCCGGCGAGCAGGGCCGCGGCTTCGCGGTGGTGGCCTCCGAGGTGCGTTCGCTGGCCCAGCGCTCGGCCGCCGCCGCCAAGGAAATCAAGACCCTGATCGACAGCTCGGTGGCCAGCGTGGCCGACGGCAACCGCCTGGTGCAGGAAGCCGGTGGCACCATGCAAGAAGTGGTGAGCAGCGTGCAGCGCGTGACCGCCATCGTGGCCGAGATCAGCGAAGCCGGACGGGCGCAGACCCAGGGCATCCAGGCCGTCAACGACGCCATTTCGCTGCTCGATGAAAACACCCAGCAGAACGCCGCGCTGGTCGAGGAAGCGGCCGCCGCGTCGCAGTCGATGAGCCAGCAGGCCGCGCACCTGACCCGCCTGGTCGACGCCTTCAAGCTGAGCCAGGCGCAGATGGACGGCAACGTGGTGGAGGGCCTGGCGCATGAGATCGATGTGACGCCGGAACAGGCGCGGCTGGCGGCCCGCTGA
- a CDS encoding efflux transporter outer membrane subunit, protein MRALIQHKTLLALALAAALAGCANLAPDYAQPAAPVPANWSQQVDGKQVVPAAGGKGEQGVGADSIGWREFFLDPRLQQVIAAALDNNRDLRVAALNIEKARAQYRITDADRYPAVSATGTGSASRTPAELSTSGSATVARQQSVTLGISAYELDFFGRLKNLSDAALETYQYNVETRRSTHISLVAEVATAWLTLASDRELKKLAEDTHASQSRTFELSRRSHDIGTVSGVDLASQEATVESARADVARYTSQVAQDINALRLLVGADLDEQWLPQGLPAAASVLPAMPADLPSEVLLRRPDVLAAEHTLKSANADIGAARAAFFPSITLTASGGTASRTLGGLFKPGSASWSFAPSINLPIFNAGSLRASLDAAKITRDIDVANYEKAIQTAFREVADALAVRATLDQRLDAQGKSTAASEKSFRLSEARYKNGIDSYLTTLVAQRTLYAAQQALISLRLTEQGNRITLYKVLGGGWNERTRGGAAS, encoded by the coding sequence ATGCGAGCGCTCATTCAACACAAGACCCTGCTGGCGCTGGCGTTGGCCGCCGCGCTGGCCGGTTGCGCCAACCTGGCGCCCGACTACGCGCAACCGGCCGCACCGGTGCCGGCCAACTGGTCGCAGCAGGTCGACGGCAAGCAAGTGGTGCCTGCCGCCGGCGGCAAGGGCGAGCAAGGCGTCGGGGCCGACAGCATAGGCTGGCGCGAATTCTTCCTCGACCCGCGCCTGCAGCAGGTGATCGCCGCCGCGCTCGACAACAACCGCGACCTGCGCGTGGCCGCGCTCAACATCGAGAAGGCGCGCGCCCAATATCGCATTACCGATGCCGACCGCTACCCGGCGGTCTCGGCCACCGGCACGGGCAGCGCCAGCCGCACGCCGGCCGAGCTGTCCACCAGCGGCAGCGCGACGGTAGCGCGCCAGCAAAGCGTGACGCTGGGCATCAGCGCCTACGAGCTGGATTTCTTCGGCCGCCTGAAGAACCTCTCCGACGCCGCGCTGGAAACCTACCAATACAACGTCGAGACGCGACGCAGCACCCACATCAGCCTGGTGGCCGAAGTCGCCACCGCCTGGCTGACGCTGGCGTCCGACCGCGAGTTGAAGAAGCTGGCCGAAGACACCCACGCCAGCCAGTCGCGCACCTTCGAGTTGAGCCGTCGCAGCCACGATATCGGCACCGTCTCCGGCGTCGACCTGGCCAGCCAGGAAGCCACGGTGGAATCGGCGCGCGCCGACGTCGCGCGCTATACCAGCCAGGTGGCGCAGGACATCAATGCGCTGCGCCTGCTGGTGGGCGCCGACCTGGATGAACAGTGGCTGCCGCAGGGCTTGCCGGCGGCCGCCAGCGTGTTGCCGGCGATGCCGGCCGACCTGCCCTCGGAAGTGCTGCTGCGCCGCCCCGACGTGCTGGCCGCCGAACATACGCTGAAGTCCGCCAACGCCGACATCGGCGCCGCGCGCGCTGCCTTCTTCCCCAGCATCACGCTGACCGCCAGCGGCGGCACCGCCAGCCGCACGCTGGGAGGCTTGTTCAAGCCGGGCAGCGCGTCATGGAGTTTCGCGCCTTCGATCAACCTGCCCATCTTCAACGCCGGCAGCCTGCGCGCCAGCCTGGACGCGGCCAAGATCACGCGCGACATCGACGTGGCCAACTACGAGAAGGCGATCCAGACCGCCTTCCGTGAAGTGGCCGACGCGCTGGCCGTGCGCGCCACGCTGGACCAGCGCCTGGACGCCCAGGGCAAGTCCACCGCCGCCAGCGAGAAATCCTTCCGCCTGTCGGAGGCGCGCTACAAGAACGGCATCGACAGCTACCTCACCACGCTGGTGGCGCAGCGCACGCTGTACGCTGCGCAGCAGGCGCTGATCTCGCTGCGGCTGACCGAGCAGGGTAACCGCATCACGCTGTACAAGGTGCTGGGCGGCGGTTGGAATGAGCGGACGCGGGGTGGGGCGGCGTCTTGA
- a CDS encoding efflux RND transporter permease subunit — MARFFIDRPIFAWVIAIIIMLGGMMSIRSLSLEQYPDIAPPKVNIKATYTGASAKTLEDSVTQVIEQQMKGLDNLQYMSASSSSAGTATVALTFTAGTNPDVAQMQVQNKLQQVTARLPQAVQNNGVTVTKASTDILMVLSLTSDDPRITNIDIGDFISSTLTDQISRVEGVGDVTAFGTNYAMRVWLDPAKLQKYALMPSDVTSALEAQNTEVSAGEIGALPAVPGQQINATITARSKLTTPDEFRGIIVKSSSDGAVVKLSDVARVELGGESYQVASQQNGKPSSALAIQLATGANALSTADAVKKKMAELEPYFPASMKLKTNIAYDTTPFVKVSLEEVVKTLIEAIVLVVLIMYLFLQNIRATFIPAITVPVVLLGTFGILAMFGYSINTLTMFGMVLAIGLLVDDAIVVVENVERLMTEEKLSPKEATRKSMQEITGALVGIAMVLSAVFIPMAFFGGSTGVIYRQFSITIVSAMALSVMVALTLTPALCATLLKPHAGGHVQRGRFFTWFNKTFDRSASRYQGGVGGLLKRGKRGLLMYALIVVAMAVMFMRLPTSFLPEEDQGVLMAQIQLPTGGTAEQTTAVVKTVQEYFMNKPESVDSVLAIVGAGVGGNSQNGARAFIRLKDWDERRGAGQSAAELVRRANADLSKIRGARVFLMNPPAVRGLGQSSGFDLELKDVGGVGHDQLLKARDQFLQAARQNPKLANVRVTGLDDTPQLRVAIDDRKADALSISTADINSTMATAMGGTYVNDFLSNGRVKKVYVQGDRQFRMQTEDLNTWYVRNSASQMVPFSAFMSSKWTFGPSLLERYNGVSSFEVVGEPAAGISSGDAMGEVEKLVAQLPSGVGFEWTGASYQERLSGNQAPMLYAISILFVFLCLAALYESWSVPFAVILAVPLGIIGTVLLTGLFGMSNDVYFQVGLLTTVGLSAKNAILIVEFAKQLHESGKSLREATLEAVQLRLRPILMTSLAFMMGVLPLAVAAGAGSASRRAIGTGVLGGMLSATLLGIFFVPLFYYLIGSWLDRRAAGRAGRDDGHDNHSMQKEGV, encoded by the coding sequence ATGGCACGTTTCTTCATCGACCGGCCCATCTTCGCGTGGGTCATCGCCATCATCATCATGCTGGGCGGGATGATGTCCATCCGCTCGCTGTCGCTGGAGCAGTATCCCGACATCGCGCCGCCCAAGGTCAACATCAAGGCCACCTACACCGGCGCTTCGGCCAAGACTTTGGAAGACTCGGTCACCCAGGTGATCGAGCAGCAGATGAAGGGCCTGGACAACCTGCAGTACATGTCGGCCAGCTCCAGCTCGGCCGGCACCGCCACGGTGGCGCTGACCTTCACCGCCGGCACCAATCCCGACGTCGCGCAGATGCAGGTGCAGAACAAGCTGCAGCAGGTCACGGCGCGCCTGCCGCAGGCGGTGCAGAACAACGGCGTGACGGTGACCAAGGCCTCCACCGACATCCTGATGGTGCTCTCGCTGACCTCGGACGATCCGCGCATCACCAACATCGACATCGGCGACTTCATCAGCAGCACGCTGACCGACCAGATCAGCCGCGTCGAAGGCGTGGGCGACGTCACCGCCTTCGGCACCAACTACGCCATGCGCGTGTGGCTCGATCCGGCCAAGCTGCAGAAGTACGCGCTGATGCCCTCCGACGTCACCAGCGCGCTGGAGGCGCAGAACACCGAGGTCTCCGCCGGCGAGATCGGCGCGCTGCCGGCCGTGCCCGGCCAGCAGATCAACGCCACCATCACGGCCCGCAGCAAGCTGACCACGCCGGACGAGTTCCGCGGCATCATCGTCAAGTCCTCGTCCGATGGCGCGGTGGTCAAGCTCTCCGACGTGGCGCGCGTGGAACTGGGCGGCGAGAGCTACCAGGTCGCCTCGCAGCAGAACGGCAAGCCGTCCTCGGCGCTGGCGATCCAGCTGGCCACCGGCGCCAACGCGCTCTCCACCGCCGATGCGGTGAAGAAGAAGATGGCCGAGCTGGAGCCCTACTTCCCGGCTTCGATGAAGCTGAAGACCAACATCGCCTACGACACCACGCCCTTCGTGAAGGTGTCGCTGGAAGAGGTGGTCAAGACCCTGATCGAAGCCATCGTGCTGGTGGTGCTGATCATGTACCTGTTCCTGCAGAACATCCGCGCCACCTTCATCCCGGCCATCACGGTGCCGGTGGTGCTGCTGGGCACCTTCGGCATCCTCGCCATGTTCGGCTACTCGATCAACACGCTGACCATGTTCGGCATGGTGCTGGCCATCGGCCTGCTGGTGGATGACGCCATCGTGGTGGTGGAGAACGTCGAACGCCTGATGACCGAGGAGAAGCTCAGCCCCAAGGAAGCCACGCGCAAGTCCATGCAGGAGATCACCGGCGCGCTGGTGGGCATCGCCATGGTGCTGTCGGCGGTGTTCATCCCGATGGCCTTCTTCGGCGGCTCCACCGGCGTGATCTATCGCCAGTTCTCGATCACCATCGTCTCGGCCATGGCCTTGTCGGTGATGGTGGCGCTGACGCTGACGCCGGCCCTGTGCGCCACGCTGCTCAAGCCGCACGCCGGCGGCCACGTGCAGCGCGGCCGCTTCTTCACCTGGTTCAACAAGACCTTCGACCGCAGCGCCAGCCGCTACCAGGGCGGGGTCGGCGGCCTCCTGAAGCGCGGCAAGCGCGGCCTGCTGATGTATGCGCTGATCGTGGTCGCCATGGCCGTGATGTTCATGCGCCTGCCGACCTCCTTCCTGCCCGAGGAAGACCAGGGCGTGCTGATGGCGCAGATCCAGCTGCCCACCGGAGGCACCGCCGAGCAGACCACCGCGGTGGTGAAGACGGTGCAGGAATACTTCATGAACAAGCCGGAATCGGTGGACTCGGTGCTGGCCATCGTCGGCGCCGGCGTCGGCGGCAACAGCCAGAACGGCGCGCGCGCCTTCATCCGCCTGAAGGACTGGGACGAGCGCCGCGGCGCCGGCCAGTCCGCTGCCGAGCTGGTGCGCCGCGCCAACGCCGACCTGTCGAAGATCCGCGGCGCCAGGGTGTTCCTGATGAACCCGCCGGCGGTGCGCGGCCTGGGCCAGAGCTCAGGCTTCGACCTTGAGCTGAAGGACGTCGGCGGCGTCGGCCACGACCAGCTGTTGAAGGCGCGCGACCAGTTCCTGCAGGCGGCGCGCCAGAATCCCAAGCTGGCCAACGTGCGCGTGACCGGCCTGGACGACACGCCGCAGCTGCGCGTGGCGATCGACGACCGCAAGGCCGATGCCCTGTCGATCTCGACGGCCGACATCAACTCCACCATGGCCACCGCCATGGGCGGCACCTACGTCAACGACTTCCTCAGCAACGGCCGGGTGAAGAAGGTGTACGTGCAGGGCGACCGCCAGTTCCGCATGCAGACCGAGGACCTGAACACATGGTACGTGCGCAACTCGGCCAGCCAGATGGTGCCCTTCTCGGCCTTCATGAGCAGCAAGTGGACCTTCGGGCCCTCGCTGCTGGAGCGCTACAACGGCGTGTCCTCGTTCGAGGTCGTGGGCGAGCCGGCGGCCGGCATCAGCTCCGGCGACGCCATGGGCGAAGTCGAGAAGCTGGTGGCGCAGCTGCCCTCCGGCGTGGGCTTCGAGTGGACCGGCGCGTCCTACCAGGAACGCCTGTCAGGCAACCAGGCGCCGATGCTCTACGCGATCTCCATCCTGTTCGTGTTCCTCTGCCTGGCCGCGCTGTATGAGAGCTGGTCGGTGCCGTTCGCGGTGATCCTGGCGGTGCCGCTGGGCATCATCGGCACGGTGCTGCTGACCGGCTTGTTCGGCATGTCCAACGACGTCTACTTCCAGGTCGGCCTGTTGACCACGGTGGGTTTGTCGGCCAAGAACGCGATCCTGATCGTGGAGTTCGCCAAGCAGCTGCACGAGTCCGGCAAGAGCCTGCGCGAGGCGACGCTGGAAGCGGTGCAGCTGCGCCTGCGGCCGATCCTGATGACCTCGCTGGCCTTCATGATGGGCGTGCTGCCGCTGGCGGTCGCCGCCGGCGCCGGTTCGGCCAGCCGCCGCGCGATCGGCACCGGGGTGCTGGGCGGCATGCTGTCGGCCACCCTGCTGGGCATCTTCTTCGTGCCGCTGTTCTACTACCTGATCGGTTCCTGGCTGGACCGTCGCGCCGCCGGCCGGGCCGGGCGCGACGACGGCCACGACAATCATTCCATGCAAAAGGAGGGCGTGTGA
- a CDS encoding efflux RND transporter periplasmic adaptor subunit — protein MPNKNIPSRPAKLALALLLAAVLAACGKSGNQPPAQSQAEIGYVVVKAQRQVVTTELPGRTTAYLAADIRPQVGGIIQKRLFKEGADVKAGQPLYQIDPASYQAAYDSARASLLKAEATLAASKLKAQRYAELDKIDAVSRQDNDDAQSTLRQNQADVEVQKAAVKTAAINLEYTKILSPISGRIEKSSVTPGALVTASQTTALTTVQKIDPIYVDVTQSTVDLLRLKRELASGQIRKSGANSAQIKVLLEDGSTYDRSGKLEFSGLSVDTGTGMITLRAVVPNPDGVLLPGSYVRAVLEEGVDERALLVPQKAVSRDQTGAATALVVGAGGKVEQRLVSVARAVGNNWWVTKGLAEGDKLIVDGLQKVRPGDTPRAIDITDTLKKDLAREAAAAAADPSLGGGAKSGDDSGSSSDAAGAAAK, from the coding sequence ATGCCCAACAAGAACATCCCGTCCCGTCCTGCCAAACTGGCGCTGGCCCTGCTGCTGGCGGCCGTCCTGGCCGCCTGCGGCAAGTCCGGCAACCAGCCGCCGGCGCAATCCCAGGCCGAGATCGGCTATGTGGTGGTCAAGGCCCAGCGCCAGGTCGTCACCACCGAACTGCCCGGCCGCACCACCGCCTACCTGGCCGCCGATATCCGCCCGCAGGTGGGCGGCATCATCCAGAAGCGCCTGTTCAAGGAAGGCGCCGACGTGAAGGCCGGCCAGCCGCTGTACCAGATCGATCCCGCCAGCTACCAGGCCGCCTACGACAGCGCCCGGGCGTCCCTGCTCAAGGCCGAGGCCACGCTGGCCGCATCGAAACTGAAGGCCCAGCGCTATGCCGAACTGGACAAGATCGATGCCGTCTCCAGGCAGGACAACGACGACGCCCAGAGCACGCTGCGCCAGAACCAGGCCGACGTCGAGGTGCAGAAGGCGGCGGTGAAGACGGCCGCCATCAACCTTGAATACACGAAGATCCTGTCGCCGATTTCCGGCCGCATCGAAAAGTCCAGCGTGACGCCGGGCGCGCTGGTGACCGCCAGCCAGACCACGGCGCTGACCACGGTGCAGAAGATCGACCCGATCTACGTCGACGTCACCCAGTCCACCGTCGACCTGCTGCGCCTGAAGCGCGAGTTGGCCAGCGGCCAGATCAGGAAGAGCGGCGCCAACTCGGCCCAGATCAAGGTGCTGCTGGAAGACGGCTCCACCTACGACCGCAGCGGCAAGCTGGAATTCTCCGGCCTGTCGGTCGACACCGGCACCGGCATGATCACGCTGCGCGCGGTGGTGCCCAATCCTGACGGCGTGCTGCTGCCGGGCTCGTACGTGCGCGCGGTGCTGGAAGAGGGCGTCGACGAGCGTGCGCTGCTGGTGCCGCAGAAGGCGGTCAGCCGCGACCAGACCGGCGCCGCCACCGCGCTGGTGGTGGGCGCCGGCGGCAAGGTCGAGCAGCGCCTGGTCTCCGTGGCGCGCGCCGTGGGCAACAACTGGTGGGTGACCAAGGGCCTGGCCGAGGGCGACAAGCTGATCGTCGACGGCCTGCAGAAGGTGCGCCCCGGCGACACCCCGCGCGCCATCGACATCACCGACACGCTCAAGAAGGACCTGGCGCGCGAAGCCGCCGCCGCGGCCGCCGATCCCTCGCTGGGCGGCGGCGCCAAGAGCGGCGACGACAGCGGCAGCAGCAGCGACGCCGCCGGCGCGGCCGCGAAGTAA
- a CDS encoding ATP-binding protein, which produces MPKLPAAPIADLADRFFYRANIRLKLFYAMLALIVALIVAINGAGHFIFTRDFLGYLNEQAQQRMEDMVPRVEQAYREHGSWEFIRNNPRTWFELMKPAIVEHSGALPGPSSGPTFTPSDLTGATLRFSLLDANRKFVIGYPNVGPDARLRPLLQDDAIVGWIAQTPFESVIGAVDLRFQQSQFLAQIIIAVVAIMLAAFMVVRISGVLLKPLTRVARATHRLAGGDYATRVEIESGDEVGRLAQDFNLLAMTLERNEKLRREFMADVSHELRTPLGILNGQLEALEDGVLQPDEQTIRSLKSEVDHLNKLVGDLYDLSLADAGALAYRKTDLDLAPLLRDSVQIYEERCRKGGLSLAAQLPESMPMHADGARLQQLFNNLFENSLRYTDPGGRLQLHCRLERQQWQLVLDDSAPGVEAAALARLFERFFRVEASRNRASGGAGLGLAICRRIVVAHQGSIAAQASPLGGLRITVTLPAGHAAPGSAV; this is translated from the coding sequence GTGCCCAAGCTCCCAGCCGCCCCGATCGCGGACCTCGCCGACCGCTTCTTCTACCGCGCCAACATCCGCCTGAAACTGTTCTACGCGATGCTGGCGCTGATCGTGGCCCTGATCGTGGCCATCAACGGCGCCGGCCACTTCATCTTCACCCGCGACTTCCTCGGCTACCTCAACGAACAGGCCCAGCAGCGCATGGAAGACATGGTGCCGCGCGTGGAGCAGGCCTACCGCGAACACGGCAGCTGGGAGTTCATCCGTAACAATCCGCGCACCTGGTTCGAGCTGATGAAGCCCGCCATCGTGGAGCACAGCGGCGCCCTGCCCGGCCCCAGCAGCGGCCCTACCTTCACCCCCTCCGACCTGACCGGCGCCACGCTGCGCTTCTCGCTCCTGGACGCCAACCGCAAGTTCGTCATCGGCTACCCCAACGTCGGCCCCGACGCCCGCCTGCGCCCGCTGCTGCAGGACGACGCCATCGTCGGCTGGATCGCGCAGACGCCCTTCGAGAGCGTGATCGGCGCGGTCGACCTGCGCTTCCAGCAAAGCCAGTTCCTGGCGCAGATCATCATCGCGGTGGTGGCCATCATGCTGGCGGCCTTCATGGTGGTGCGCATCTCCGGCGTGCTGTTGAAGCCCCTGACGCGCGTGGCGCGCGCCACCCATCGCCTGGCCGGCGGCGACTACGCCACGCGGGTGGAGATCGAATCCGGCGACGAGGTCGGCCGCCTGGCGCAGGACTTCAACCTGCTGGCCATGACGCTGGAACGCAACGAGAAGCTGCGGCGCGAATTCATGGCCGACGTCTCGCATGAACTGCGCACCCCGCTGGGCATCCTCAACGGCCAGCTGGAGGCGCTGGAAGACGGCGTGCTGCAACCCGACGAGCAGACCATCCGTTCGCTCAAGAGCGAGGTCGATCACCTCAACAAGCTGGTCGGCGACCTGTACGACCTGTCGCTGGCCGACGCCGGCGCGCTGGCCTACCGCAAGACCGACCTCGACCTGGCGCCGCTGCTGCGCGACAGCGTGCAGATCTACGAGGAGCGCTGCCGCAAGGGCGGCCTGTCGCTCGCCGCGCAACTGCCCGAGTCGATGCCGATGCACGCCGACGGCGCGCGGCTGCAGCAGCTGTTCAACAACCTGTTCGAGAACAGCCTGCGCTACACCGACCCCGGCGGCCGGCTGCAGCTGCACTGCCGGCTGGAGCGGCAACAATGGCAGTTGGTCCTCGACGACAGCGCGCCGGGCGTGGAGGCGGCGGCGCTGGCGCGCCTGTTCGAACGCTTCTTCCGGGTCGAGGCCTCGCGCAACCGCGCCAGCGGCGGGGCCGGGCTGGGGCTGGCGATCTGCCGCCGCATCGTGGTGGCGCACCAGGGCAGCATCGCCGCGCAAGCCTCGCCGCTGGGCGGGCTGCGCATCACGGTGACGCTGCCGGCCGGCCACGCGGCGCCGGGGAGCGCGGTATGA
- a CDS encoding response regulator: protein MSEPFQFEAPASADILIVEDEPKLAELLQKYLAAAGYASRHVSRGDEAVPAVRARRPDLVLLDIMLPGCDGWEVCRQLRVFSDVPVLMLTARADEEDRLRGLELGADDYIGKTPFSPREIVARVKSMLRRNANVAQRAAGETPAAEGPLAIDETRRQASVRGEPLNLTPLEFRLLKVFAAAPGQVFSREQLLNHLHDEYRSVTDRAIDTHIKNLRRKLEPFFPGHNAIQAVYGVGYSFELPKDAG, encoded by the coding sequence ATGAGCGAGCCGTTCCAGTTCGAGGCGCCGGCCAGCGCCGACATCCTGATCGTCGAGGACGAACCCAAGCTGGCCGAGCTGCTGCAAAAATACCTGGCCGCCGCCGGCTACGCCTCGCGCCATGTCTCGCGCGGCGACGAGGCGGTGCCGGCGGTGCGGGCGCGACGGCCCGACCTGGTGCTGCTGGACATCATGCTGCCGGGATGCGACGGCTGGGAAGTGTGCCGCCAGTTGCGCGTCTTCTCGGACGTGCCGGTGCTGATGCTGACCGCGCGCGCCGACGAGGAAGACCGCCTGCGCGGGCTGGAACTGGGCGCCGACGACTACATCGGCAAGACGCCGTTCTCCCCGCGCGAGATCGTCGCGCGGGTGAAGTCGATGCTGCGCCGCAACGCCAACGTGGCGCAGCGCGCGGCCGGCGAGACGCCCGCCGCCGAAGGGCCGCTGGCCATCGACGAGACGCGCCGCCAGGCCAGCGTGCGCGGCGAGCCGCTCAACCTCACGCCGTTGGAGTTCCGCCTGCTCAAGGTCTTCGCCGCCGCCCCCGGCCAGGTGTTCTCGCGCGAGCAATTGCTGAACCACCTGCACGACGAATACCGCTCGGTCACCGACCGCGCCATCGACACCCACATCAAGAACCTGCGGCGCAAGCTGGAACCGTTCTTTCCGGGGCACAACGCGATCCAGGCGGTGTATGGCGTCGGATACAGCTTTGAGTTGCCGAAGGACGCGGGCTAA